AATTTCTCTTTTTATAAAAATCTTTTTGAAAGTTCTGCTGAATGTTGGTGATTTGGAATGTAAATGCATAAAATGTGAAGAAAAAAAGAGAGAGCAAGAAGAGGGCAAGAAAGATCAGAATCTGTGCTTGCACTTGATACATTCTAAGACTTCTTTCCCTCTATAGGTGCGAGTGGCGACCATATATCCGCACTCTGGGCATTTGGGTGAGGTGACTGGCTCAAACTTTGAGATGAAGTTGCACTTAGGATAATTAGAACAACCAAAAAATGCTCCCATCCTAGAGCGTTTTTGCGTGATATCTCCTCCACATTCTGGACATTTGACTTCTAAGACTTTGGGGGGAGTGGTGGCTTGGAGAGATTTGGTGTTTTTGCAATTAGGGTATCCGCTACAAGCGATAAACTCTCCGTTTCTTCCGACTTTTTTGACCATAGGAAGTCCGCACTTTTCGCATTTTCCTAGATCTTCTGTTTGGGATTGTGTTTCTTTGGGTTTGATGTATTTGCACTTGGGATATCCACTACAGGAGACAAACTCTCCATATCTTCCACTGCGTTTGACTAGTTCGCTTCCACATTCTGGGCATTGCTCTCCTGTGGGGATCAATACTTTTTGTGAAGCGATTGTTGTTTTGCCCTCAGTGATTTTTTGGATAAAAGGATCATAGAATCGCCACAGCACTTCTTGCCAATTTTGTTTTTTCTCAGCGATTTCATCAAGCTCTTCTTCAAGTTTGGCGGTGAAATGGCTATCAACGATTTCCTCAAAATGTTTGCTTAGCATCTCTGTGACCTTAAAAGCATTTTCTTGAGCGAAGATTTGCTTTTTTTCGATTTTGATATAGTCGCGGTTGTTGAGGAGGGAAATGGTCGGTGCGTAGGTGCTAGGGCGTCCGATACCTAGACTTTCCATTGTTTTGATAAGGCTTGCTTCATTGAATCTTGCTGGAGGCTCTGTAAAGTGCTCTTTGCTGAAGATTTTTTGGGTTGTGAGATTTTCTCCTTCTTTGAGTGCGGGGAGTAGCTTGTCTTTGTCATCACTTCCTGTGATTTTATAAAATCCCTCAAAAACAAGTCGGCTTCCACTGGCTTTGAAGATCCCATTTTTAGAAGAGATCAAGATGCTTTGACTTTCAAATTCTGCTTCAACACTTTGGGAAGCCAAAAAGCGGTTGTAGATCAATGTGTAGAGTTTGAGCTCATCTTGGGCTAGGAATTCTTTGGCAATCTGTGGCGTGAAGCTTAGATCTGTAGGGCGAATGGCTTCGTGAGCTTCTTGAGCACTTTTGTTTTTGCTAGTGTAGTTTTTGGGTTTGGTTGGGAGAAACTTCTCTCCATAAGTTTGAAGTAAGACTTCTCTAGCTTTTTCTTGAGCTTCTTTGGCGATATTGAGACTATCTGTCCTCATATAGGTGATCACCCCCATCACTCCTTGGTGTGTTTGCACGCCCTCATAGAGTTTTTGGGCGATACTCATTGTTTTAGTCGGAGAGAATCCAAGAAGAGTTGATGCGCTTTGTTGGAGTGTGGAGGTCATAAATGGCGGAGGGGTAGGAGTTTTTTTGGTTTTTTTGGAAATCTCTTGGACGCTAAAGGAATCCTTTTGGAGTACATCAAGCATTTCTTGCACTTGTTCTTTGTTTTGAAGGCTTAGCTTTTCAAGTTTTTGCCCTTGGAAAGAGATGAGCTCTGTGGAAAGATTGGGATCAAAATCTCCTTGAATGCTGAAATATTGCACAGGTTTGAAAGCTTGGATTTCTTTCTCGCGATCAACGACAAGCTTGAGTGTGCTACTTTGCACTCTACCTGCGCTGAGTCCTTTTTGGATTTTGTTTGCGATAAGACCGCTGAGCTTAAATCCTACGATCCGATCTAGCAGTCTTCTTGCTTGTTGAGCATCGACTTTGTCCATATCGATGTTTCTAGGAGATGAGATCGCGTGCATGATGGCAGATTTTGTGATCTCATGGAAGACGATTCTAGGGAAGCTAGAGATATCTCCTCCGATTGCTTGAGTGATGTGAAAGCCAATCGCTTCACCTTCGCGATCCTCATCGGTTGCGATATAGATCGTTTTGGCTTTTTTGGCAAGCTCTTTGATTTTGGCAACGATTTCTTTATGATCGCTTGAGATGACATATTCTGGCGTGAAGTGTTGATCTTGGATTTTGATGCCGAATTTTTTTTGCGGTAGATCGCGGATATGCCCTTTAGATGCGATGACTTCATAGTCTTTGCCTAGGAAATTTTTGATCGTTTTAGCTTTTGCAGGAGATTCTACGATGACCAGATTCTTCATATGACATGCCTATTTGAATTTGATTTAAAGGGCGAGATTTTAACAGTAAAAAATTCAACTTTCAATAATTTGTTAGCAGGAATTTATGGAAAAAGTCTTGAAAATCTGCAATCTTTCAGATTTTGGAGCGTTGTTTGCTAGAATAAAGCCCTAGATGTTTGAAGAGTTTTGATTTTGCAAAGGAAAAATATGATTTTGGGCAATCCTGTTGTGATCTCCATCATTTTGATGTCTGTATTATGTCTCCTGCGGTTTAATGTGATGCTTGCTATTGTATTTTCTGCGCTTGTCGCTGGAGTGGTGGGGGGAATGAGTATCGAAAAGACACTAAGTGTGTTTATCTCAAGTATGAGCGGGAATCTTGAGACAGCTTTGAGTTATATTCTTTTGGGTGCGATTGCTTTTGCAATCGGACAAAGTAATCTCACTAAGTTTTTGGTCAAGTGGGTGAGTGCTTTTGTGGGTAATCAGAAAATTTTATTTTGTTTGTTTATCGCTCTTGTATCTTGCTTTTCGCAAAATTTGATTCCTGTGCATATCGCTTTTATTCCTATTTTGATCCCGCCATTTTTGCTCTTGATGAATAAGATGAAGCTTGATAGGCGTGCTGTAGCGTGTGCTCTATCTTTTGGGCTTCAAGCTCCTTATATTACTCTGCCTATTGGATTTGGTTTGATTTTTCAAAGTGTGATTAAGGACAATCTGATACAAAATGGAGTGCCTGTCAATCTATATGATGTGACTTCAGTGATGTGGATTGGGGGTGTGGCAATGTTGGTCGGGTTATTTGTAGCGATTTTTGTTTTGTATGTGCGTCCAAGAGAGTATGTTCAGGCACGCATTGAACAAATAGATCTTGACCATATCAAAATGACTGGACGAGATTATGGGGTTTTGGCTGGAGTGATTGTCACCTTTGCAGTTCAGCTTTTGAGCTCTTCACTTCCTTTGGGGGCATTGTGCGGAATCCTTGTGATGATTTTGACTAAAGGCATTGCTTATAAAAATATTGATTCTGTGATGGAGGGGGGGATGAGTATGATGGCATTTATTGCTTTTGTGATGCTTGTCGCTTCTGGCTTTAGTGGAGTGCTTAAAGAGACCGGAGCGGTTGGAATGCTTGTCGATCAAGCCACGCTCTTGATGGATAATCAAATAATGGCTGCTTTTTTGATGTTGCTTGTGGGGTTATTGATCACAATGGGTATTGGGACTTCTTTTGGGACGATTCCCATTATCGCAGCGATTTATTGTCCCCTTGGGTTGGCTTTGGGGTTTAGTCCCGCATCTATTATCTTGCTTGTAGGGATCGCTGGAGCATTGGGAGATAGCGGATCTCCTGCAAGTGATAGCACACTGGGGCCAACTTCTGGGCTGAATGCTGATGGAGGACATAATCATATTTGGGATACTTGTGTGCCGACATTTTTGGTTTATAACATTCCTTTGATTATTGCTGGTGTGATTGGAGCGATTTTGTTGAATGGATGAGTTTTTAATACATTCGCGGATTTGGATCAAAAAAGGGGGGAGGAGTTATTTGGGAAGAGGACGCGTTGAGCTGTTGAGGCATATCAAAAAAGAAGGTTCGCTTTTGAAAGCCTCAAAAAAAATGTATATGAGTTATAAGGCTGCATGGGATAGTCTTCATCAAATCAGAGAGATTGGAGGAGAAGAGCTTGTTGTAAGTAGCAGTGGGGGAAGGGGAGGAGGAGGGACAAAGCTCACGCAAGAAGGGGAAAGGGCGATTGAGGTCTTTGAGCATTTGGAGCGTTTGAAAGAAAAATTTTGGGGAAATTTTGGAGGATGCCAAAGTTTAGATGAAATGATGCAAAAGATTCAGAAGTGGGAAAAAATCATAGAAGAGAATCAAGAAAAAGAAAACTCTTAAGCAAGAGTCATTATTGATTTTATTTTTGCTTTTATACTTCAACTTCGTCAAATTTTTAGATGGAGAACAAAATGCGTGAGGAAGTATTGAAAATCGTGCGTCCTAAACCAAAGATCAAAAAATATCTTTTTCTGATCTTTTTGTTGGGGGGTGTGTTGGGGGTGATTTATTATCAGATCAAAAAGCCTAAGGAAAAATTGGTTGAATATATTACAACTCATCCAATACAAGGGGATATCACCAATTCTATCAGCGCGACAGGGACGCTTAACCCGCTCAATGAAGTACAGATTGGATCTCAAGTGTCTGGAATCATTGATAAATTATATGTTGATACCAATGATCTGGTCAAAAAGGGGCAGGTCCTAGCCAAGATTGATGATAAAAAGATTTTGCAAGAATTGGAGCGAAATCAAGCCCAACTCAAAGCCGCAGAAGCCCAGCTTCTCTCTCTTCAGAGTTCATTGAAAGATAAGAAATGGCAGTTTGATCGTCTCAAAAAGCTTCACAAGGAAAGCAAGGGAAAATATCCCTCATTTGCAGATGTGCAAAATGCACAAGTTGCCTATGAAATGATTCAAGCAGAGATTTTGAGCAAGGAGGCCAATATCCAAGAGATTAGAGCCAATATCAAAAGCACACAGATTGATTATGATAATACCATCATCACTTCACCCATTGATGGAGTGGTTTTAGTCAGAAGTATTGATGTGGGACAAACAGTGGCGGCAAGTTTTTCGGCTCCAGAGCTTTTTAAAGTGGCTCGGAATCTTGAAGAAATGAAGCTTGTGGTGAAGATTTCAGAATCTGATATTGGGAAGATCAAGCTTGGACAAAAGGTGAGTTTTAGCGTCGATGCTTATCCTAATCGCGTATTTGGTGCTTATGTGGATAAGATCAATTATGGATCAAGCGTGACAGATAATATCGTAAGCTATGAGGTGACTATCCTTGTGCAAAATCAAGACTTGCTTTTGCGTCCAGGAATGAGTGCAACAGCAACAATCCAAGTCCAAGAAGTCAAAGATGCTTTATTGATCCCAGTTTCTGCACTTTATTATTCTCCAAAAGTTCAAGAAGCGGTTTCTAAAAAACAGCCCACCTTTTTTGCTCCTCCACGAAGAAAAAGGCAAACACACCATTTGGCAGAAAACAAATCTATTTGGATTTTAAACAACCAAAAACCCCAAAAACAAGATATCGAAGTGGGGATCTCAGATGGAAAGTATGTGCAAGTTGAAGGACTTTCAAGTAGTGCGCAAGTGATTTTGGAGGAAAAGATCCAGTGAAGTTAATCGAGCTTAAAGATCTCCAAAAAAGCTATGGAAGTGGGGAAAATCATTTTCAAGTTTTAAAAGGGGTGAATCTGACAATTTATCAAGGGGAATTTATCGCTCTTATGGGGCCAAGTGGGAGTGGAAAATCAACTCTTTCAAATATTTTGGGATGTTTGGATGAGGCAGATGGAGGGGTTTATGATTTTTGTGGTGTG
Above is a window of Helicobacter kayseriensis DNA encoding:
- the topA gene encoding type I DNA topoisomerase, coding for MKNLVIVESPAKAKTIKNFLGKDYEVIASKGHIRDLPQKKFGIKIQDQHFTPEYVISSDHKEIVAKIKELAKKAKTIYIATDEDREGEAIGFHITQAIGGDISSFPRIVFHEITKSAIMHAISSPRNIDMDKVDAQQARRLLDRIVGFKLSGLIANKIQKGLSAGRVQSSTLKLVVDREKEIQAFKPVQYFSIQGDFDPNLSTELISFQGQKLEKLSLQNKEQVQEMLDVLQKDSFSVQEISKKTKKTPTPPPFMTSTLQQSASTLLGFSPTKTMSIAQKLYEGVQTHQGVMGVITYMRTDSLNIAKEAQEKAREVLLQTYGEKFLPTKPKNYTSKNKSAQEAHEAIRPTDLSFTPQIAKEFLAQDELKLYTLIYNRFLASQSVEAEFESQSILISSKNGIFKASGSRLVFEGFYKITGSDDKDKLLPALKEGENLTTQKIFSKEHFTEPPARFNEASLIKTMESLGIGRPSTYAPTISLLNNRDYIKIEKKQIFAQENAFKVTEMLSKHFEEIVDSHFTAKLEEELDEIAEKKQNWQEVLWRFYDPFIQKITEGKTTIASQKVLIPTGEQCPECGSELVKRSGRYGEFVSCSGYPKCKYIKPKETQSQTEDLGKCEKCGLPMVKKVGRNGEFIACSGYPNCKNTKSLQATTPPKVLEVKCPECGGDITQKRSRMGAFFGCSNYPKCNFISKFEPVTSPKCPECGYMVATRTYRGKEVLECIKCKHRF
- a CDS encoding Na+/H+ antiporter family protein, coding for MILGNPVVISIILMSVLCLLRFNVMLAIVFSALVAGVVGGMSIEKTLSVFISSMSGNLETALSYILLGAIAFAIGQSNLTKFLVKWVSAFVGNQKILFCLFIALVSCFSQNLIPVHIAFIPILIPPFLLLMNKMKLDRRAVACALSFGLQAPYITLPIGFGLIFQSVIKDNLIQNGVPVNLYDVTSVMWIGGVAMLVGLFVAIFVLYVRPREYVQARIEQIDLDHIKMTGRDYGVLAGVIVTFAVQLLSSSLPLGALCGILVMILTKGIAYKNIDSVMEGGMSMMAFIAFVMLVASGFSGVLKETGAVGMLVDQATLLMDNQIMAAFLMLLVGLLITMGIGTSFGTIPIIAAIYCPLGLALGFSPASIILLVGIAGALGDSGSPASDSTLGPTSGLNADGGHNHIWDTCVPTFLVYNIPLIIAGVIGAILLNG
- a CDS encoding winged helix-turn-helix domain-containing protein; translation: MDEFLIHSRIWIKKGGRSYLGRGRVELLRHIKKEGSLLKASKKMYMSYKAAWDSLHQIREIGGEELVVSSSGGRGGGGTKLTQEGERAIEVFEHLERLKEKFWGNFGGCQSLDEMMQKIQKWEKIIEENQEKENS
- a CDS encoding efflux RND transporter periplasmic adaptor subunit; its protein translation is MREEVLKIVRPKPKIKKYLFLIFLLGGVLGVIYYQIKKPKEKLVEYITTHPIQGDITNSISATGTLNPLNEVQIGSQVSGIIDKLYVDTNDLVKKGQVLAKIDDKKILQELERNQAQLKAAEAQLLSLQSSLKDKKWQFDRLKKLHKESKGKYPSFADVQNAQVAYEMIQAEILSKEANIQEIRANIKSTQIDYDNTIITSPIDGVVLVRSIDVGQTVAASFSAPELFKVARNLEEMKLVVKISESDIGKIKLGQKVSFSVDAYPNRVFGAYVDKINYGSSVTDNIVSYEVTILVQNQDLLLRPGMSATATIQVQEVKDALLIPVSALYYSPKVQEAVSKKQPTFFAPPRRKRQTHHLAENKSIWILNNQKPQKQDIEVGISDGKYVQVEGLSSSAQVILEEKIQ